Below is a window of Arthrobacter sp. SLBN-112 DNA.
CGGCGGCGGCCGCCGACCTTCATGCCCAGCAGGCCCTGGTCCCAGCCCTGGATGACCTGGCCGACGCCGACCCGGAAGTCCAGCGGTGCGCCGCGGCCCCATGAGGCGTCGAACTCTTCGCCGGTGGACCAGGCCACGCCGACGTAATGGGTGGAGACCGTGTCCCCCGCCTGGGCTTCCCGGCCATCGCCCTCGATCAGGTCGGTGATGACCAGTTCGGTGGGGACATCGCCTTCCGGAAAATCGATCTCGGGTTTCTGGCGGTCGAATTCCCGCTGTCCAAACGACATGCTTGCTCCTCTGCGTGAGTGATCTGGTGGGTGCCGCGAAAGGATGCGGCCTCCCTGTAAGTGTTGCTACTTGACCCCGAGGATGTCCACTACGAACACAAGGTCACCTTTTGCCTGGCCCTGGCCGGCATCGCCGTACGCCAGGTCCTTGGGGATGACCAGCAGGACGCGGGAACCGACCGTCTTACCGGCCAGGCCCTGGGTCCAGCCCTTGATGACACCGGTCAACGGGAAGGTTGCGGGCTGGCCGCGGTCGAAGCTGGAATCGAACTTGGTGCCGTCGGCGAGGTTGACGCCCACGTAGTTCACGGTCAGGGTGTCCGATTCCTTGACGGTGGCGCCGGTGCCCTTGATCAGGTCCTGCGACACCAGGGATGTGGGTGCAGGAGCACCTGCAACGTTGATTGCCGGTACACCGTCTTTTTCCGTCACGGTCGGCAGGCCGGCGGGTGGCGTCACGGTCTCGCCCTGGGGTTTGTCCAGGACAGGAGTGGAGTCGGCAGCGGAAATTACCTTGATGATCAGCAGCTGGGAGGGATCAGCTGCAGCACTCGGGCTGGGGCTGGCGCCGTCGGACGGGCTGGGGCTTGCTGACGGGGCACTCTGCTGGCCCGGGACGGCCAGCGCCAGGCTGGATCCAACCTTGGCGCCGACGAACGCGTTGTAGATGACCGGGCTGCTGGTCTTGAGGTCGTCGGTCAGCTCAAGGCTCTCGGGCTCGCTGGGGAACGTGTCCTCCAACTGGGAACCGTCCGTGCCGTTGAGGGCCAGGATGGAGATTTTGGCCACTTGGTTCGCCTTGACGGCATCGCCGCTGCCTTCCGAGACGACCTTGATGGTGGGTTCGGTGACTGCCAGGGGCTTGTCAAAGTCCACACCCGGGGCTTTCTTGTCCCCGTTGTCGGTCAGCTTGAGGGAGTCGAACTTTGCAGTGTCCCCGGCGGACTGGCTGGTGGGCTCAGGCTGTGAAGCTGTGCCTCCACAGGCGGTCAGCAGCAGCAGGCCGGGAAGGAGGATTGCTAGTAGTCGGCGCACGTAGGAAAACTTTCGTCGGGGCAGGGTGGATACGACATTCCGCATGGCAGCGGACAGTGTCGTGGAAGGTCCCGTTAAAGGGACCTTATCCAGAATAGACCCTGAAGCTGGACGTCAGCCCATAGAGTCGAGCAGCGCATCGACACGCTCATCCACGCTGCGGAAAGGATCCTTGCAGAGAATCGTCTGGTGGGCGCGGTCGTTGAGTTTCAGGTGTACCCAGTCCACGGTGTAGTCACGTCCCAGCTCCTGTGCCCGGCGGACGAAGTCACCCCGCAGCTTGGCGCGTGTGGTTTGCGGCGGCGCGTCCACGGCACCCTTGATGACGGTATCGTCAACGATCCGGCGCACGGCACCGCGGGACTGCAGCAAATAGTAGATGCCCCGGCTGCGGGAGATGTCGTGATACGTCAGATCAAGTTGGGCGATGCGTGGCGCATCCAGGCCCAGGCCATGGCGTTCGCGGTAGTTGTCCATCAGCTTCTTCTTGATGGCCCAGTCGATTTCGGTGTCGATGCTCCTGGTATCACCGGCTTCGATCGCATGCAGGGTCCGCTCCCACAGGTCGAGGATCAGCGGAACGTGCGGGTTGTGGGCGCCATGCTCCTGCACGAAGGCAGTGACCTTGCTGAGGTACTCCTGCTGGATCTCAAGGGCGGTGAGCTGGCGCCCGTTGGCGAGCCGCACCAGTGCCCTGCCACTGAGGTCATGGGAAATTTCGCGGATGCTCCGGATGGGGTTTTCCATCCGCATGTCGCGCATGATCACCCCTGCTTCGATCATCCGCAGGACCAGGTCCACGGTGCCGACCTTCATCAGGGCCGTAGCCTCTGACATGTTCGAGTCCCCGACGATGACGTGCAGCCGCCGGTAGAACTCAGCATCCGCATGGGGCTCATCCCGGGTGTTGATGATGGGCCGGGACCGTGTGGTGGCCGAGGAGACGCCCTCCCAGATGTGGTCGGCGCGCTGGGAAAACGCATACGTGGCTCCGTGCGGAGTCTTCAGGATTTTTCCGGCGCCTGCGATGAGTTGGCGGGTCACCAGGAACGGAATCAGGATCTCGGCGAGGCGGGAAAACTCTCCGCGCCGCGGGATGAGGTAGTTTTCGTGGCTGCCGTAGGAGTTGCCGGCAGAGTCGGTGTTGTTCTTGAACAGGTACACAGTGCCGTTGAAGCCTTCTGCGGCCAGACGTGCCTGGGCCTCATCCACGAGGTCGTCAAGGATCAGCTCACCGGCGCGGTCATGGGCGATCAGCTGGGCCAGGTCATCGCATTCGGCAGTGGCGTATTCCGGATGCGACCCGACATCGAGGTAGAGCCGGGAACCGTTGGTGAGGAACACGTTGGATGAGCGTCCCCAGCTGACAACCTTGCGGAAGAGGTACCGCGCCACCTCCTCAGGAGCAAGAGGCCTCGAATCGGGGCTTGAGTAGGAGATTCCGAATTCGGTTTCGATACCGAAGATTCTTTTGTCCACGTGGTCCTCCTAGGCCAGCAATGCAGTAATGTCCGCGTCGTTCAGCCGGCGGAATGCGCGCCGTGAGCCGCGGGAGCTTTCGGACAGCCTGTCCAAGACCGCCACTTCCAGTGCACTTGCGGGCAGCGGTGTGGCAGGCTGATCCGTCTCCGCGGCCGGCGAAAGCCCCTTCAGCGCCAGGCGTACGGCGTCGGCGAAACCCAGGGCGGCCTGCCAGCCGGCGCCGATGGCGGAGGAGACCTTCTCGGCCTGGCCGCCCATAACGACGAAGCTGTGCTCGTCGGCGATCGAGCCGTCAAAGGTCAGCCTGTAGAGGTGGTCGTCGGCCTGGGTTGGGCCTACCTCGGCCACGGCCAGCTCCACCTCGAAGGGCTTTTGCTCGGCCGTGAAGACCGCGCCCAGGCTTTGCGCGTACACGCTCGCCAGGCCGCGGGCGGTCACGTCCTCGCGGTCATAGGAGTAGCCGCGCACGTCGGCGTAGCGGACACCAGCCTGGCGGAGGCTCTCGAATTCGTTGTATTTCCCCACGGCGGCCGAAAGCGATCTTGTCGTAGATTTCGCCGATTTTGTGCAATGACGGCGAGGGGTTCTCAGCGACCAGTGCGATGCCGTCTGCGCAGCTGATCACAACCACGGAGCGGCCACGGGCGATGCCTTTCCGCGCAAAATCCGCGCGGTCCTTCATCAGCTGTTCGGGCGAAACGTAGAACTGCTGCGTCATCTCAGGCCTCCCGTCCGGCGATGGTCCGGGACTCGATGACGTTGCGCGAGGCGGCGGAGAGTTCAGCATCAGGAACCCGCCGGGCACCCGTCTTGTCCACCGTGTAGACGACCGGCCACAACTGCCGGACAGTATCGGGTCCGCCGGTGGCGGAATCGTCGTCGGCGGCGTCGTAGAGGGATTCCACTGCGACGGACAGCGCCTCGGCGGCGGTGAGCCTGGGCCGCCAAAGCTTCTTCAGGGCACCCCGTGCAAAGACCGAACCCGAGCCCACCGTGTGGTGCTCGTGTTCCTCATACCTACCCCCCGTGACGTCATAGGAGAACAGCCGGCCCACGTTGGCGCCGGTGTCAAAACCGGCGAACAACGGAACCACGGCCAGGCCCTGTAATGCCATGGGCAGGTTGCCCCTGATCATGGCGCCAAGCCGGTTGGCCTTGCCCTCGAGGCTGAGCTGGGTGCCCTCGATCTTTTCGTAGTGCTCGAGTTCAACCTGGAACAGCCGGGTCAGGTCGATCGCAATGCCGGCTGTTCCCGCGATGCCAAGGACCGAGAACCTGTCGGCGGGGAAAACCTTCTCAATGTGCCGGCTGGCAATGACATTTCCCATGGTGGCCCGCCTGTCGCCGGCCATCAGGACTCCGTCGTTGTAGCTCATGGCAACGATCGTGGTGGCGTGCGGAACCTGCACGGGGGCAGCCGCGGACGCACTGCCGATCAGGGACCGGCTAAAGGGCAATAACTCCGGCCGGTCCCGCTGCAGATGTTCGGTAAAGGACGAGGTGGCGTTGGCGGCTACCTGGTTGGCGGTTGATTCCTGCACTCATCACTCCTTGAACGTGGTACTTCAACGTCGGTACAGATTCCGGCCGGCCGCGGCTTCCGCCACCCATCGGTTCCGGGTTACTGGCCGCCTTTTTGGACGAATGCCCGGACGAACTCTTCGGCGTTTGATTCCAGGACGCCGTCGATTTCATCCAGGAGGTCGTCCACTCCTTCTGTCGATGCCGATGCCTGCGCCTCGGGCGATGCCGGGGGTGCCTCGGGAATGTCGTCTTCGACCTGGCTGTCACGTGACTGCGGCTGCTGTTGCTCCTGGCCTGCCATCGGTTTCCCTCCTCGTGCTTCCGGCGGATCCGGCGGATCCTCCGATATCCCCATCCTGCCACGGGACGGGCATTCCGGCGCGGTTTACGCCGCAGGCGGAGCGCTGTTGTGTCCCAGCAGTTCTCCCAGGAACGGTCCAGCTTCCCGGTAGCGTTCAAACAACGCTCCGGTCAGGTCTTTGGTTCCCCTCAAGGGTTCGCGGGTGGGCACGCGTTGAAGCCGTCCGTACCCTGGTACGTCGAAGATCACCGAATCCCAGCTGGCGCCCACGACATCCTTGCCGAAGCTGCTGATGCACTTTCCGCGGAAGAACGCCCGCGTATCCTGCGGGGGCTCCGCCACGGCGGCAGCGATGGCGGCGTCGTCCACCACGCGCTGCATCCGGCCCCTGGCC
It encodes the following:
- the pafA gene encoding Pup--protein ligase, whose product is MDKRIFGIETEFGISYSSPDSRPLAPEEVARYLFRKVVSWGRSSNVFLTNGSRLYLDVGSHPEYATAECDDLAQLIAHDRAGELILDDLVDEAQARLAAEGFNGTVYLFKNNTDSAGNSYGSHENYLIPRRGEFSRLAEILIPFLVTRQLIAGAGKILKTPHGATYAFSQRADHIWEGVSSATTRSRPIINTRDEPHADAEFYRRLHVIVGDSNMSEATALMKVGTVDLVLRMIEAGVIMRDMRMENPIRSIREISHDLSGRALVRLANGRQLTALEIQQEYLSKVTAFVQEHGAHNPHVPLILDLWERTLHAIEAGDTRSIDTEIDWAIKKKLMDNYRERHGLGLDAPRIAQLDLTYHDISRSRGIYYLLQSRGAVRRIVDDTVIKGAVDAPPQTTRAKLRGDFVRRAQELGRDYTVDWVHLKLNDRAHQTILCKDPFRSVDERVDALLDSMG
- a CDS encoding FKBP-type peptidyl-prolyl cis-trans isomerase, whose protein sequence is MSFGQREFDRQKPEIDFPEGDVPTELVITDLIEGDGREAQAGDTVSTHYVGVAWSTGEEFDASWGRGAPLDFRVGVGQVIQGWDQGLLGMKVGGRRRLEIPSELAYGSRGAGGAIKPNEALIFVVDLVGVR
- the prcB gene encoding proteasome subunit beta, which translates into the protein MQESTANQVAANATSSFTEHLQRDRPELLPFSRSLIGSASAAAPVQVPHATTIVAMSYNDGVLMAGDRRATMGNVIASRHIEKVFPADRFSVLGIAGTAGIAIDLTRLFQVELEHYEKIEGTQLSLEGKANRLGAMIRGNLPMALQGLAVVPLFAGFDTGANVGRLFSYDVTGGRYEEHEHHTVGSGSVFARGALKKLWRPRLTAAEALSVAVESLYDAADDDSATGGPDTVRQLWPVVYTVDKTGARRVPDAELSAASRNVIESRTIAGREA
- a CDS encoding ubiquitin-like protein Pup, which codes for MAGQEQQQPQSRDSQVEDDIPEAPPASPEAQASASTEGVDDLLDEIDGVLESNAEEFVRAFVQKGGQ
- a CDS encoding FKBP-type peptidyl-prolyl cis-trans isomerase, yielding MRRLLAILLPGLLLLTACGGTASQPEPTSQSAGDTAKFDSLKLTDNGDKKAPGVDFDKPLAVTEPTIKVVSEGSGDAVKANQVAKISILALNGTDGSQLEDTFPSEPESLELTDDLKTSSPVIYNAFVGAKVGSSLALAVPGQQSAPSASPSPSDGASPSPSAAADPSQLLIIKVISAADSTPVLDKPQGETVTPPAGLPTVTEKDGVPAINVAGAPAPTSLVSQDLIKGTGATVKESDTLTVNYVGVNLADGTKFDSSFDRGQPATFPLTGVIKGWTQGLAGKTVGSRVLLVIPKDLAYGDAGQGQAKGDLVFVVDILGVK